A segment of the Sanyastnella coralliicola genome:
CTCAGTAATCAAGAGTTCAGTAGATTTCTCATCCGATGATAAGAACTGTTGGAGTTTGATATACGCGCGATGAATGGTTCCTGGGATTGTCGTCTCGCGTTCGGTGGTCTGCGCAAAAGATTCCATCGACAGTCTTAATTCTTCTGCCATAGATTTCCTTTCCTTTGAGCGGTATTCGAACCAGACTTGAAGCTCTTCGTCTTCGGCTTGTTCACTCGCAAGTTTGAACCCTTTTTCCGCATCCGTGTTCAACATTGTAAGTCGTTCAATGAGTGCTCTATAATTCTCTTCTGTCATTTTTTTCCATAGAGTAGGAGTAAAACCATGCCAATTCAAGAGCCCCAAGGTTTGCAGGCGAATCCAATTTGCTCGACGAACTTCATCGGGGAACACTTACCACAGAGTGAGTATTTATTCCACAGAAACGACATCTTCATATCCATGTCTTAAGCGGTTTACATGTGATAATAGGGTAGATTTCGACTTGGCATGATTTAGGAGTATTGAAAAGAAAAATCGCAGTTATGATGGAACAGGAAAAAGAAGCAAATCGAACCGGGGCGTTTTACAAGTCCAAAGCTGAAGCAGAGTCGCTTATTGCTCTACACAAACGAATGCTCACCTTGCGTGTCGTTGAACTCAGCTCCAACTTAATTACCAAAGGCCTTGCAGTCTTGATTGTAGTCTTATTCGGAGCACTTTCTCTTTTAATCGGAAGCTTCGCTATAGGGAGGTATTTAAACACGCTCCTTGAAAGTCAGTTTATGGGATTCTTTCTTGTATGCGGCGGATATTTGTTCCTCATTGTAATCTTGATCGTGTGTAGAAAGATTCTTTTTGACTCATTACTAAGAAATGCAGTGATTCGTACCTTATTTCAAATGATCTCTGAAAAATGAAAGACAAATCAATCAATAGCTTGAAAGAACTCCGAATGGAGAAGCATTTCATCAACATGGAAATAGAGATGAGAAAATCATCTTTGATACGGACCGTGAAAGAGGAAAGTAGTTTAAATTCGCTTTTAGCTCATGGATTGAAGAATGCAAGTCAATACTTCAAATCGCTAAATCTTCCGTCCATAGTCTCTAATTTGATTGAACGCGCGTTTCGTGCGTGAGAGAGAACATGCCCAAGCCAACATCAGTCCTTATTTCTCTAGCCATCATTGTGTTAGGGTTAGTTTATTTCAGTGAGATCATTTTTCCGCTGATTTTCGCAACCGTTGGGTGCCTGACCCTGGCACCTTGGGTGAGAAGTCTTAAGAAAAAAATGCCTGATATTCTCGGTGTGTTCATTGGTCTTCTCACTCCAATGAGCGTTATTATTTTATTGGGATTCGGCTATTATCTAGCCATATCGGGAGTCATTTCTGACCTCCCAGATTTATCTGACCAAGCCAACGAAATTGTTGACGATGCCGGCGATAGTGTTGAGTCGACTATTGGAATGAACGTTCCTTCTTTTCAAGAAATGAAGAGACAATCGAAAGATTTATTGGTTTCGGGTTCAAGTATTCTGACAGATACATTTAGTGCCTTTTCTGGGCTACTCTCTTTTCTTGCATTGATTCCAGTTTACATGTTTTTCATCCTTCGTTCTGAACAGAACTGGATCAGGTTTTTACAGATGCGTTTTGATCCTTATCGTGCTCAGAGAGAAATGGTGAAGCTTAAACTTTGTTCAGAGAAATTGCTTGCGTATTACAAAGGGCTGTCAATAATCATAATCATAGTGGCAATTATGAATACAGCAGGCTTATACCTTATTGGAGTCCCGCACAGTATCACCCTTGGTACTTTTAGCGCTTTGTTAATAGTGATTCCGTATGTAGGAGTTTTCATTGGGGGAGTACTTCCCGTAATTATTGCCATTGTAACTGGAGAAACTTATGCCACAGGCCTTTATGTCATTGGATGGTACGCTCTTGTTCAATTCCTTGAAGGAAACATCATCACCCCTAAGCTGCTTGGCAATATGGTTGACTTAAATCCTCTAAGTCTCATTGTCTTTATGTTGATTGGGGGAAGTGTCGGAGGAATCCTTGGAATCTTTTTGGCAGCTCCGATATTACTAGTTATTAAAGTATATCTGAGTTATTCCTCTGGCTATCGATCTTGGTCCAGTTTGCTAGGAAATTGATTTATTCTCCTCTTTTGAAATCGACTGAATCGTCAATGCCTCTTTCCAGTGGTTCGATGTATGCATTTGCCAAAGTCGCACCCAGTGCGCGCCAAATATTACCATCCGCACTTGTTACTTTTCCCGAGACGGGTAATTTAGTTGCGAGTTGATCTAAACGTTGATTCGTAATTGGTTCTTTCGCCGCCCCAATAAGTAGATTCCATAGTCCATTTAAAAAAGACTGCTGAAAATCTTCTTTTTGAAGAACATCTACATCTCTTAGTAGTGGTTTGACGTATCCAGACAAAACACTATCCTTGATAGAAGCTTCTGAATATAAATCTAAGGAGCCTTGCGACAAGTCGATATTC
Coding sequences within it:
- a CDS encoding AI-2E family transporter is translated as MRENMPKPTSVLISLAIIVLGLVYFSEIIFPLIFATVGCLTLAPWVRSLKKKMPDILGVFIGLLTPMSVIILLGFGYYLAISGVISDLPDLSDQANEIVDDAGDSVESTIGMNVPSFQEMKRQSKDLLVSGSSILTDTFSAFSGLLSFLALIPVYMFFILRSEQNWIRFLQMRFDPYRAQREMVKLKLCSEKLLAYYKGLSIIIIIVAIMNTAGLYLIGVPHSITLGTFSALLIVIPYVGVFIGGVLPVIIAIVTGETYATGLYVIGWYALVQFLEGNIITPKLLGNMVDLNPLSLIVFMLIGGSVGGILGIFLAAPILLVIKVYLSYSSGYRSWSSLLGN
- a CDS encoding PA2169 family four-helix-bundle protein, which gives rise to MTEENYRALIERLTMLNTDAEKGFKLASEQAEDEELQVWFEYRSKERKSMAEELRLSMESFAQTTERETTIPGTIHRAYIKLQQFLSSDEKSTELLITECKLGETELLNLYKRAIFKSPYIVKIQGVLEQHKQYVERSLAYLEHAIEKHQVT